The nucleotide sequence TAAGCCTAGTTGCTCGCTATTGCCTGAAGGTCGAGATCTGGATCCTAGGCGACGCGACTGGCCAACATTTTTAGATGGAAGGTTCACACCTTAACCAGGTGTTTGGCGAATATTTTCCGACGCGCGTTCATTTTCTTCTTCGAAGTCGCAACCAACAAAGTGGGAGACAATTTCAATGGCATTTCTATGCTTGAGTTTCTGAGAGCAATGAAAACCCTAGGTCGAGAGGGCCGCTTCCGCTTTCTGAATTTGTAGACGGACGGCCACGGGGCTGGTGCCGCCTTCGGAGGCGCGGGCGTTCATCACGAAGCGGTGAGTGAGGACTTCTTTGGATTTCTCGTCAAAGCGCGCATCTAGCCTCTTAAGGTCAGGAACACTTAAATCTTCGAGACGGACTTTTGCAGTCATGCAGTGGCGGACGACGTGGCCCACGACTTCGTGGGCTTCGCGAAACGGTACTCCTTTTTTCGCGAGATCATCCGCAAGATCGGTGGCGTTTGAAAAATCACCTTTCAGCGAATCTTCCATGCGAGCGCGATTGAATTTCGCGCCACTTAACATATAGGCCATGAGGCGAACGGATCCGCGCACAGAATCAAGCGCGTAGAACACGGGTTCTTTGTCTTCTTGAAGATCGCGGTTGTAGGAAAGTGGCAGGCCCTTCATTGTGGTCGCCATTTGTACCAGGGCACCGATCGCGCGGCCCGTGCGGCCGCGAATGAGTTCTGCGACATCGGGGTTTTTCTTTTGCGGCATGATGCTCGATCCCGTTGTGACTTCATCAGAAAGTTCAACGAAGCCATGTTCAGGCGCCGACCAAATAACAAGCTCTTCCGATATTCGCGAAAGATGGATCGCCACAAGACTTAAATCGGCTAAAAGCTCGAACGCAAAGTCGCGGTCGGAAACTGCGTCCAAGGAGTTTTCCGAAGGGCGATCAAAGCCTAAGTCAATTGCTACGGCTTGGCGATCAAGTGGAAACGAGGTACCTGCAAGTGCTGCGGAACCTAAAGGAAGCACCAAGCAGCGCTTCATCCATTGGTCTAAGCGTTTGCGGTCGCGGTCAAACATCCAAAAGTAGGCGAGAAGGTGATGAGCGAGACTAACTGGCTGCGCATGTTGAAAGTGTGTAAGGCCTGGAAGCATGGTTTCTGTTTCAGGCTTTGCGACATTTAAAAGTGTGGTTTCAAGCTGATGAAGCTCATTTAAAAGCGCTTGGCCTTCACGCGCCAGTGTCAGCCGAAAGGCAGTAGCAACTTGGTCATTGCGACTTCTTGCGGTGTGAAGTTTGCCGGCCACTGGTCCAATCGCGGCCTTTAAGCGAAGTTCGATGAAGCTATGCACATCTTCGACGTCTTGAGGAAAAGGGTTTTCGCCTTTTGCCAGGGCCGCTGCGATTTCTGCGCGAACGACACCGAGGCCTTTTGCGATTTCAGCGGCTTCATCCGAAGTGATGATGCCTTGTTTGCCTAGCATTTTCGCATGAGCAATCGAGCCATCGATGTCAGCTTCCCAAAGACGCCAGTCGATACCAATCGAGGTCGAAAATGAAATCACATCGCGGGTGGGCCCAGTTTCAAAGCGGCCGCCCCAAAGCTGTTTCTCATAGGCAGCGCCCTTCGGTCCCGCTTGAGGGGCCGAAGAGCCTACTGGTTCGCCTGATTGGTTGCTGCCGTTAGACATCAACTATTTCTTCCCGTGTTTTTCGGAAAGTGCCAAGAACATGCGCGCTTGAAGACCAAACATTTTTACGGACCCTGTGCTTTCGCGTTGGTCAAAGGTCGTCGTATCAAAAGACGCGAGGTCTTCTGAGTAAAGCGCCCACTTGCTTTCTCGGCCAGTGACTGTCGCAACGCCTTTGTAAAGCGACATACGAACGTCACCGGTGACGCGTTCTTGAGTCTTGTTGATGAACGCTTCGAGATCGTCTTTGAACGGATCCCACCATAGGCCTTCGTACGCAAGTTTCGACCACTCTTGATCGATAACTTTTTTGAAGCGTTGTTCGTCACGAGTCAAAACAAGGGCCTCAAGCGCACCGTGCGCTTTTAATAAAACAGTCGATGCTGGGCATTCGTAATTCTCACGGACTTTAAGTCCCAGCATTCGGTCTTCCATTACGTCGATGCGGCCAATGCCGTTATCGCCCGCGATTTTATTCAACGCGATCACTAATTTTGAAGGCCCCATTTTTTCGCCGTTCAAAGCAACAGGCACGCCTTTTTCAAACGTCACCGTCAATGTCGATCGTGTGTTAAGAGCGTTCTCCGCTGACTTCGTCCACTGGAAGATTTCTTCTGGCGGTGCGAAGTTTGGCTCTTCTAAACGGCCGCCCTCTACGGACCTGCCCCAAAGGTTTTCATCAATCGACCAGATCTTGTTCAGCGACTGTTGAATAGGAACATTGTGTTTTTTCGCGTACTCGATTTCCCAAGTTCTTGTGAGATTCATTTCGCGAATAGGAGCATGAATCACTGCATCTGGCATCAGCGCACGAATAGTGTATTCGATGCGGTACTGATCGTTACCTTTTCCAGTGCAGCCATGGGCGAAAGCTTTTGCGCCTAGCTTCTTTGCCACTTCAACCGCCTTCGCTGCGATGATAGGACGCGCGATCGATGTGCTCATTGGGTAGCCTTGGTATTCGCCGTTTGCTTTTAGCGAAGCGAAGCAGAAGTCGCGCGTGAATTCTTCTTTCGCGTCGACCGTGAAATGTGTCGTCTTCATGATCTTCGCTTTTTCTTCGGCTTGATCAATGTCTGCTTGTGGCTGACCGACGTCGACAGTGACCGTGATCACTTCTGTATAGCCGTATTCTTCTTTCATCATCGGAATACAGATCGAGGTATCCAGTCCTCCGGAATAGACGAGGACGACTTTTCCGCCTTTGGCGGCAGGGATTGTTGGTGTGCTCATGGTCGACTTCTCCGCTTTCTTTCAGTTGCCTGTAAGTTACCTGTGCGCAATCTGTTCGCACATATTTATGCAAGTATCGCTTGACTTATGCAGGAAATCAAGGATAATAATGCACATAGGTGCATAAATTTGCGCAAAATCTGTGCATCAGATTTGCTAACACGGTAGTGCGATTTAGTGAATTCTGGCTAGTAGGCCGTTGAACGAAAGTGGAGAAAAAATGTCAGTCGAGATGTCAGCTAACTCAAATCTAACCAATGAGAAAGTCGCGATCCTCGGCGCCCGTGGTTATTCGGGAGCTGAGCTTGCTCGATTGTCATTACGACATCCCAAGATGGAACTGGCGGGCCTTTTTGCGACTCAAATTTTCGAAGCAAAAGACCTTCTGCCCGAACTTGCAGGGAGTACTGCGACCTATTCCTCGAATGGAGGAAGTGCCGTTTCTGGTCAGTCGATGGTGGAATTTGGTGAAATCTTGAATTCTGCCAAAGCTCCGTTTTCGACGGTGTTCTTAGCGACTCCCGCGGAAGTTTCTTTAGAATGGGCGCCGAAGATTTTGAAAAAAGGCATTCGCGTGATCGACGTTTCGGGTGCTTTTCGTTTGAAAGGACAAAGCGAAGCCGATTCGAAAGCTTTGTTTTCGAAATGGTACTCGATGAATCACACGGAGCTTGGGCTTGTGCAGGAGGCTGATTATGGCCTCGTGCCTTTGGCGTACGGTGTTCCGAAATCAGGACTCGTTGCGAACCCAGGTTGCTACGCAACGGCTACCTCACTCGCACTTATTCCACTTTATAAAGCTGGCCTCGTTCGTCTCGATACCGTTTCTATTGATGCAAAGTCGGGGACGACGGGTGCTGGGAAAAAGGCAGAAGAGCGGTTACTTCATGCTGAAGTCGATGGCGGATGTTTGCCGTACCGAATTGGGCGGCACCAACACGAGCCCGAAATTTCGGAAACGGTCGCGCACTTTGGTCTGGGCAGTCGAAAAAAG is from Deltaproteobacteria bacterium and encodes:
- the argH gene encoding argininosuccinate lyase, which encodes MSNGSNQSGEPVGSSAPQAGPKGAAYEKQLWGGRFETGPTRDVISFSTSIGIDWRLWEADIDGSIAHAKMLGKQGIITSDEAAEIAKGLGVVRAEIAAALAKGENPFPQDVEDVHSFIELRLKAAIGPVAGKLHTARSRNDQVATAFRLTLAREGQALLNELHQLETTLLNVAKPETETMLPGLTHFQHAQPVSLAHHLLAYFWMFDRDRKRLDQWMKRCLVLPLGSAALAGTSFPLDRQAVAIDLGFDRPSENSLDAVSDRDFAFELLADLSLVAIHLSRISEELVIWSAPEHGFVELSDEVTTGSSIMPQKKNPDVAELIRGRTGRAIGALVQMATTMKGLPLSYNRDLQEDKEPVFYALDSVRGSVRLMAYMLSGAKFNRARMEDSLKGDFSNATDLADDLAKKGVPFREAHEVVGHVVRHCMTAKVRLEDLSVPDLKRLDARFDEKSKEVLTHRFVMNARASEGGTSPVAVRLQIQKAEAALST
- the argC gene encoding N-acetyl-gamma-glutamyl-phosphate reductase, which translates into the protein MSVEMSANSNLTNEKVAILGARGYSGAELARLSLRHPKMELAGLFATQIFEAKDLLPELAGSTATYSSNGGSAVSGQSMVEFGEILNSAKAPFSTVFLATPAEVSLEWAPKILKKGIRVIDVSGAFRLKGQSEADSKALFSKWYSMNHTELGLVQEADYGLVPLAYGVPKSGLVANPGCYATATSLALIPLYKAGLVRLDTVSIDAKSGTTGAGKKAEERLLHAEVDGGCLPYRIGRHQHEPEISETVAHFGLGSRKKSSDVSFSFVPHLLPVRRGIIVSVHARLNPGVQEKDVSDIFESMYGKYPLVRLASLNKGETSDLVLRRVVGSARTVIAWHVRGDQLIVFSLIDNLLKGAASQAVENFNRFCGLNVETGLSEREGVL
- a CDS encoding argininosuccinate synthase, encoding MSTPTIPAAKGGKVVLVYSGGLDTSICIPMMKEEYGYTEVITVTVDVGQPQADIDQAEEKAKIMKTTHFTVDAKEEFTRDFCFASLKANGEYQGYPMSTSIARPIIAAKAVEVAKKLGAKAFAHGCTGKGNDQYRIEYTIRALMPDAVIHAPIREMNLTRTWEIEYAKKHNVPIQQSLNKIWSIDENLWGRSVEGGRLEEPNFAPPEEIFQWTKSAENALNTRSTLTVTFEKGVPVALNGEKMGPSKLVIALNKIAGDNGIGRIDVMEDRMLGLKVRENYECPASTVLLKAHGALEALVLTRDEQRFKKVIDQEWSKLAYEGLWWDPFKDDLEAFINKTQERVTGDVRMSLYKGVATVTGRESKWALYSEDLASFDTTTFDQRESTGSVKMFGLQARMFLALSEKHGKK